One Planktothrix sp. FACHB-1365 genomic window carries:
- the lgt gene encoding prolipoprotein diacylglyceryl transferase, which translates to MDTNHLFLAFQFTSPGPIIFEIGPLSIRWYGVLIASAVLIGVSLSQYLASRRQIDPELIGDLAIWLVIAAIPCARLYYVAFEWESYVNNPANIIAIWKGGIAIHGAILGGLIAALLFAKIKQIPFWQLADIVAPSLILGQAIGRWGNFFNSEAFGDPTDLPWKLYIPPERRPFGFESYEYFHPTFLYESLWNLMVFTLLITLFFRGLKGKPPLKPGTIFLVYLCAYSAGRIWIEGLRTDSLMLGPLKIAQFVSLSGIIIGLFGLIWLYGLKRTLPDVVPKSHSSNS; encoded by the coding sequence ATGGATACAAATCATTTATTTCTAGCATTTCAATTTACCTCTCCCGGCCCCATTATCTTTGAAATCGGGCCGTTATCAATTCGGTGGTATGGCGTGTTAATTGCCTCTGCTGTCTTAATTGGAGTTTCCTTGTCTCAGTATCTAGCCAGCCGTCGCCAAATTGATCCTGAACTCATCGGGGATTTAGCAATCTGGTTAGTGATTGCAGCAATTCCTTGTGCGAGATTGTATTATGTGGCATTTGAGTGGGAAAGTTATGTTAATAATCCCGCTAATATTATTGCCATTTGGAAGGGAGGAATTGCCATTCATGGAGCAATTTTAGGGGGTTTAATTGCAGCATTATTATTTGCAAAAATCAAACAAATTCCCTTTTGGCAGTTAGCCGATATTGTTGCACCTTCGTTAATTTTAGGTCAAGCCATTGGACGTTGGGGTAACTTTTTTAATTCTGAAGCCTTTGGTGACCCAACGGATTTACCTTGGAAACTTTATATTCCCCCCGAACGTCGTCCTTTTGGCTTTGAATCCTACGAGTATTTTCACCCCACTTTTCTGTATGAATCCCTCTGGAATTTAATGGTATTTACCTTATTAATCACCTTATTCTTTCGAGGGTTAAAAGGTAAACCGCCTCTGAAACCTGGAACAATCTTTCTGGTTTATTTATGTGCCTATAGTGCAGGTCGAATTTGGATTGAAGGGTTACGCACGGATAGTTTAATGTTGGGGCCTTTAAAAATTGCTCAATTCGTCAGTTTAAGTGGAATTATCATAGGATTATTCGGCTTAATTTGGTTATATGGATTGAAGCGAACCTTACCGGATGTCGTGCCGAAATCTCATTCCTCTAATTCTTAA
- a CDS encoding SDR family oxidoreductase: protein MNFNQTNIIITGGSSGIGKATAQLLASLGANLTIIARNQTTLDQAQTEIEAVKLSQNQKIFTLSADVSLREEAENSIKKAIKLLGNVDILILSAGMAHPGYFQDVPLEIFEQTMAVNYWGSLYCIREVLPTMIQQKQGKIVLISSGAGLIGIYGYTPYSPTKFALRGLAESLRGELKPLGIQVSIVYPPDTNTSQLLAENQTKPSETKAITGTVKPWEPEDIAQEIIKGIKNNYFAIAPGLEMKFLNSLHSLLFPLLNRYFDHLIQKIKG, encoded by the coding sequence ATGAATTTTAATCAAACTAATATTATTATTACGGGGGGTTCTAGTGGAATTGGAAAAGCAACGGCTCAATTATTAGCGAGTCTTGGTGCAAATTTAACGATTATTGCTCGAAATCAAACCACTCTCGACCAAGCTCAAACAGAAATTGAAGCCGTAAAATTATCTCAAAATCAGAAAATATTTACCCTTTCGGCTGATGTTTCTCTACGGGAAGAAGCTGAAAATTCAATCAAAAAAGCGATTAAACTTTTAGGGAATGTTGATATTTTAATTTTATCAGCAGGAATGGCTCATCCCGGTTATTTTCAAGATGTTCCCCTAGAAATATTTGAACAAACAATGGCTGTAAATTATTGGGGATCGTTGTATTGTATTCGAGAAGTTTTACCCACAATGATCCAGCAAAAACAAGGTAAAATTGTTCTCATTTCGTCAGGAGCCGGATTAATAGGAATTTATGGTTATACACCTTATAGTCCAACTAAATTCGCGTTAAGAGGATTAGCAGAATCGTTGCGAGGAGAACTAAAGCCCTTGGGAATTCAAGTTTCTATTGTTTATCCGCCCGATACGAATACATCTCAATTATTAGCTGAAAACCAGACAAAACCTTCAGAAACAAAAGCAATTACCGGAACAGTTAAACCTTGGGAACCGGAAGATATTGCTCAAGAGATTATTAAAGGGATTAAAAATAATTATTTTGCGATCGCACCGGGATTAGAAATGAAATTTTTAAATTCTTTACATAGTTTACTCTTCCCCCTCTTAAATCGTTATTTTGATCATTTAATTCAGAAGATCAAAGGTTAA
- a CDS encoding site-specific DNA-methyltransferase translates to MATGIPGKNQYKKLKDSSLLSFSLEYVGKVSIEDILESPSAQLRKIINVEKEIKNQLIYGENLRVLRNLLEHSDIAGKIKLIYIDPPYATGLGFESRQQTYAYQDFREGADYLEFIRQRLILLKELLSEQGSIYIHLDQNMAFPVKILMDEIFGIKNFRNWITRKKCNPKNYTKNQYGNISDYILFYTKTDDYIWNQPFEPWTDDKVIKEYQYIEEKTGRRYKKVPIHAPGERKGSTGQPWRGMLPPPGKHWQYTPETLEEMDKKGEIYWSSTGNSRRKVYLDQSKGIAVQDIWLEFKDAHNQNIKITGYPTEKNPELLKRIIQASSNSGDLILDTFVGSGTTVAVAEELKRQWIGIDNSLLAIETTIQRLVKGTQAMGDFVNGNGSLPQQQSLINTNRILKSGLEVYIEMESDLEKVTENQIEDWNYLLNFQANLW, encoded by the coding sequence ATGGCAACAGGGATACCCGGCAAGAATCAGTACAAAAAGCTAAAAGATAGTAGCCTACTTTCCTTTTCCTTGGAATATGTAGGAAAAGTTAGTATTGAAGATATTTTAGAGAGTCCATCAGCACAATTAAGAAAAATTATAAATGTAGAAAAAGAAATTAAAAATCAGTTAATTTATGGAGAAAATTTAAGGGTTTTAAGGAATTTATTAGAGCATTCGGATATAGCAGGAAAAATTAAATTAATTTATATTGATCCACCCTACGCAACTGGACTAGGGTTTGAGTCAAGACAACAAACTTATGCTTATCAAGATTTCCGAGAAGGTGCAGATTATTTAGAATTTATTAGACAACGGTTAATTTTACTTAAAGAACTTTTATCAGAACAAGGATCAATCTATATTCATTTAGACCAAAATATGGCTTTTCCCGTTAAAATTTTAATGGATGAAATTTTTGGAATTAAGAATTTCCGTAATTGGATTACTCGAAAAAAATGCAATCCTAAAAATTATACTAAAAATCAATATGGAAATATCTCAGATTATATCCTTTTTTATACAAAAACCGATGATTATATCTGGAACCAACCTTTTGAACCGTGGACAGATGATAAAGTCATTAAAGAATATCAATACATTGAAGAAAAAACAGGAAGACGCTATAAAAAAGTTCCCATTCATGCACCTGGAGAAAGAAAAGGATCAACAGGTCAACCTTGGCGTGGGATGCTTCCTCCACCGGGTAAACATTGGCAATATACTCCAGAAACCTTAGAAGAAATGGATAAAAAAGGTGAAATTTACTGGTCGTCTACTGGAAATTCTAGACGGAAAGTTTACCTTGATCAAAGCAAAGGAATAGCGGTTCAAGATATTTGGCTTGAATTCAAAGATGCTCATAACCAAAATATTAAAATTACAGGCTACCCAACTGAAAAAAACCCTGAACTTCTAAAACGAATTATTCAGGCTTCCTCTAATTCTGGAGATCTAATATTAGATACTTTTGTAGGGAGTGGAACGACTGTTGCAGTTGCAGAAGAATTAAAAAGACAATGGATTGGGATTGATAACTCTCTTTTAGCTATAGAAACGACTATTCAACGTTTAGTTAAAGGAACTCAAGCAATGGGAGATTTTGTTAATGGAAATGGAAGTTTACCTCAACAGCAGTCTTTAATCAATACAAATAGAATTTTAAAAAGTGGTTTAGAAGTATATATTGAGATGGAATCTGATTTAGAAAAAGTGACAGAAAATCAAATTGAAGACTGGAACTATTTACTTAACTTTCAAGCCAATCTCTGGTAA
- a CDS encoding M48 family metalloprotease, whose product MSSSNLPPHSSDLELGLAALKSKDYQQAIAILQPIAQSENPSKFKAQVGLVMAYERTGNTKSAITLCRNLTQCHQEKIQTWATDYLKKLLKRNPPKSNKTESIDIENSNPSDESLPSELPPIIETGFIPLNPNLQPTKAKSTLGKVPKPSSISPPQKSPSVPVPQAPSLNREKTKSTFQKPISKIPPSSVNSEPEIIESSPAPAVQEWQWRQAGRATNWKQLKPLQSSPFKLEQLLIAVGLTWFIPIVLAFINNTLNQIWIWQPILNPWQQLSRQPWQIIFILLFLFIVGWIWQTSRFFAEFVLTILSILWLTPHLLDKLLEITNQALTWLPLLQPIPLFYRDPTQGVYITLLILWVFSPWLWDGLLKLSYGLKPLPLTMLFNYSQETNKLLRNYCQKKKIKFPEVKLLPIDDPIIFSYGSFRRFARIVVSQGLLDQLTEEELAAIFAREIASIGEWDFAVMSFAIIISQIPYLIYWYLAEFSEKLPQLNLPYPRIIQKIIEQILNAIATFICPLCYGLYKLLRFPSLYLSRRRVYYSDRIACNLTGNPNALTRALLKITIKLSQTIQNQGKTDFILEAFDRLTPLSYQQALTWGSVTPYTSPDSLFQWDLTNSYTFWLTLNQSHPLIGERLKILSFYAAYWKLEPEFDLSHLNPPKPQKFDLNNSPLLLQGAPFFGIPAGMAIGGTLWLMGGLCSMLGLWQLEWLWGDYWIMAGSIPIGCSLGIFIRTNPFFPEIKSSNILNQPHLSDLVIKPNAIPLDSQPICLTGQLLGRTSLKNTFAQDLILQTSTGMVKLHYLPQWTPLSNFWPRIIQPQELITQTLKVTGWWRRGATPWIDVDTLETSDHRTVLQGGHPLWSTILALGFTLWGAYLVSQGGW is encoded by the coding sequence ATGTCTTCCTCAAATTTACCTCCCCATTCATCGGATTTAGAATTAGGGTTAGCGGCTTTAAAATCTAAGGATTATCAACAGGCGATCGCTATTTTACAACCGATTGCTCAATCTGAAAACCCCTCTAAATTCAAGGCGCAAGTCGGTTTAGTAATGGCTTATGAGCGAACAGGAAATACAAAATCAGCCATTACTTTATGTCGAAATTTAACCCAATGTCATCAAGAAAAAATCCAAACTTGGGCAACGGATTACTTAAAAAAACTATTAAAACGCAACCCTCCAAAATCGAATAAAACTGAATCTATTGATATCGAAAATTCTAACCCATCTGATGAAAGCCTGCCTTCAGAATTACCCCCTATTATAGAAACTGGTTTTATTCCTTTAAATCCTAACTTACAACCGACGAAGGCGAAATCTACCCTAGGAAAAGTACCCAAACCTTCCTCGATATCACCACCTCAAAAATCTCCCAGTGTTCCTGTGCCCCAAGCTCCATCTTTAAACCGAGAAAAAACTAAATCAACCTTTCAAAAACCAATTTCAAAAATTCCCCCTTCTAGTGTTAATTCTGAACCGGAAATTATTGAATCTTCTCCCGCGCCTGCGGTTCAAGAATGGCAATGGCGACAAGCCGGAAGAGCCACGAATTGGAAACAGCTTAAACCTTTACAATCAAGTCCTTTTAAACTTGAACAACTCTTAATTGCTGTGGGTTTAACTTGGTTTATACCGATTGTTTTAGCATTTATTAATAATACCTTAAATCAAATTTGGATTTGGCAACCTATTTTAAACCCTTGGCAACAATTATCCCGCCAACCTTGGCAAATTATTTTTATTCTTTTGTTTTTATTTATAGTGGGTTGGATTTGGCAAACTTCCAGATTTTTTGCTGAATTTGTATTAACGATTTTATCGATATTGTGGTTAACGCCTCATTTATTAGATAAGTTACTGGAAATTACCAATCAAGCTTTAACTTGGCTACCTTTGTTACAACCAATTCCTTTATTTTATCGTGACCCCACTCAAGGAGTTTATATCACTTTATTGATTTTATGGGTATTCTCTCCTTGGTTATGGGATGGACTACTTAAACTCAGCTATGGTTTAAAACCTTTACCCTTAACAATGTTATTTAACTATAGCCAAGAAACCAACAAACTTTTAAGGAATTACTGTCAGAAGAAAAAAATTAAATTTCCCGAAGTTAAATTATTACCGATTGATGATCCGATTATTTTTTCCTATGGAAGTTTCCGACGATTTGCTCGAATTGTTGTTAGTCAAGGATTATTAGACCAATTAACAGAAGAAGAACTAGCTGCTATTTTTGCGCGGGAAATTGCCTCGATTGGAGAATGGGATTTTGCTGTGATGTCTTTTGCTATAATCATCAGTCAAATTCCCTATTTAATTTATTGGTATTTAGCAGAATTTAGCGAAAAATTACCGCAATTAAATCTTCCCTATCCTAGGATTATTCAAAAAATAATAGAGCAAATCCTCAATGCGATCGCTACTTTTATTTGTCCTCTCTGCTATGGTTTATACAAACTTTTAAGATTCCCCTCCTTGTATTTATCCCGTCGTCGAGTTTATTATAGCGATCGCATCGCTTGTAACCTCACCGGAAATCCTAACGCTTTAACTCGCGCTTTATTAAAAATTACCATAAAATTATCTCAAACCATTCAAAACCAAGGAAAAACCGATTTTATTCTCGAAGCCTTTGATCGATTAACTCCCCTGAGTTATCAACAAGCTTTAACCTGGGGGAGTGTCACCCCTTACACCTCTCCCGACTCTTTATTTCAATGGGATTTAACCAATTCCTATACCTTTTGGCTAACCTTAAATCAATCCCATCCTCTCATCGGAGAACGATTAAAAATTCTAAGTTTTTATGCAGCTTATTGGAAATTAGAGCCGGAATTTGATCTTTCCCATCTCAACCCTCCAAAACCGCAAAAATTCGATCTTAATAATTCCCCTTTATTATTACAAGGCGCACCGTTTTTTGGGATTCCCGCAGGAATGGCAATTGGCGGAACTCTTTGGTTAATGGGGGGACTCTGTTCAATGTTAGGGCTGTGGCAATTAGAATGGCTATGGGGAGACTATTGGATTATGGCAGGTTCTATTCCAATTGGCTGTAGTTTAGGAATTTTTATTCGGACTAATCCCTTTTTTCCTGAGATTAAATCCTCTAATATTTTAAATCAACCCCACTTATCAGATTTAGTCATTAAACCTAATGCCATTCCCCTCGATAGTCAACCAATTTGTTTAACAGGTCAACTTCTGGGTCGCACCAGTTTAAAGAATACCTTTGCTCAAGATTTAATCCTACAAACGTCAACCGGAATGGTCAAACTGCATTATCTTCCCCAATGGACTCCCCTGAGCAATTTTTGGCCGAGAATCATTCAACCCCAGGAGTTAATCACCCAAACCCTTAAAGTAACGGGATGGTGGCGACGAGGGGCGACGCCTTGGATAGATGTAGACACCCTAGAAACCTCCGATCATCGAACTGTCTTACAAGGCGGACATCCCTTGTGGTCTACAATTTTAGCCTTGGGTTTTACCCTCTGGGGGGCTTATCTGGTTTCTCAAGGGGGATGGTGA
- the cobM gene encoding precorrin-4 C(11)-methyltransferase: MQQDRTVLKPAVYIVGAGPGDPELLTIKAQKLLASADVILFADSLVPPQILRGVRADAELIKTANKTLEDILPLMIERVRQGKSVVRLHSGDPSLYGAIYEQIQQLNAAEIEFEIVPGISAFQDAAAKLKVELTVPELVQTIILTRVSGKATAVPADEELESLAAHKASLCLYLSARYVEESQQKLMKYYPPEMPIAICYRLGWPDEKIRVVPLEKMAQVTQEENLIRTTLYVISPALAKTPHSSTLRSGLYNPEHSHLFRP; encoded by the coding sequence ATGCAGCAGGATAGAACAGTGCTAAAACCAGCCGTTTATATTGTCGGTGCCGGCCCTGGTGATCCTGAGTTATTAACCATAAAAGCTCAAAAGTTATTAGCATCGGCGGATGTGATTTTATTTGCAGATTCCCTTGTTCCTCCACAAATTTTAAGGGGGGTTCGGGCGGATGCAGAACTGATTAAAACGGCAAATAAAACCTTAGAAGATATTCTACCCTTAATGATTGAACGAGTCCGTCAAGGAAAGTCGGTTGTGCGGTTACATTCGGGCGACCCTAGTTTATATGGAGCGATTTATGAACAAATTCAACAGTTAAATGCAGCAGAAATTGAATTTGAAATTGTCCCTGGAATTAGTGCGTTTCAGGATGCAGCCGCTAAATTAAAAGTCGAATTAACGGTTCCAGAATTAGTGCAAACCATTATTTTAACCCGTGTTAGTGGCAAAGCAACTGCGGTTCCAGCCGATGAAGAATTGGAAAGTTTAGCGGCTCATAAAGCCAGTTTATGTTTATATTTAAGTGCCCGTTATGTTGAGGAAAGTCAGCAAAAGTTAATGAAATATTATCCGCCAGAAATGCCAATTGCAATTTGTTACCGTTTAGGATGGCCAGATGAGAAAATCCGGGTGGTTCCTTTAGAAAAAATGGCACAAGTAACCCAAGAAGAAAATTTAATTAGAACGACGCTTTATGTGATTAGTCCGGCTTTAGCAAAAACCCCCCATTCTTCAACCTTAAGATCAGGATTATATAACCCTGAACATTCCCATTTATTCCGTCCTTAA
- a CDS encoding RNA-binding protein encodes MSVRLYVGNLPKELERKELQEVFVEEGDTVSAKVITDRKTGKCRGFGFVTVQTDEIADQIVEKYNGVMFRENALKIEKALPRKKGKGEGVGGSENGGEEQPQQQQQAPVQQPVKAGNTPKSGGSSGSGGGGKNRNKKSKHSSGGYNSTPKTGGDEGFQPDPRWANELEKLKQMLAAQAANP; translated from the coding sequence ATGTCCGTTCGTCTTTATGTTGGTAATCTTCCCAAAGAACTTGAACGCAAAGAATTACAAGAAGTCTTTGTGGAAGAAGGAGATACCGTTTCTGCTAAAGTGATAACCGATCGCAAAACGGGTAAATGTCGGGGATTTGGGTTCGTAACCGTACAAACCGATGAAATCGCCGATCAAATTGTTGAAAAATATAACGGGGTCATGTTTAGAGAAAATGCCTTAAAAATAGAAAAGGCATTACCTCGTAAAAAAGGAAAAGGGGAAGGGGTAGGCGGTAGCGAAAATGGTGGGGAAGAACAACCCCAACAACAGCAACAAGCTCCTGTTCAACAACCGGTTAAAGCAGGGAATACACCCAAAAGTGGTGGAAGCAGTGGCAGTGGCGGTGGCGGTAAAAACCGGAATAAAAAATCCAAACATTCCTCCGGTGGTTATAATTCTACTCCCAAAACCGGGGGTGATGAAGGTTTCCAACCCGATCCCCGTTGGGCTAATGAGTTAGAAAAACTAAAACAAATGTTAGCTGCCCAAGCTGCAAATCCTTAA